In a single window of the Diospyros lotus cultivar Yz01 chromosome 10, ASM1463336v1, whole genome shotgun sequence genome:
- the LOC127812193 gene encoding uncharacterized protein LOC127812193 isoform X3: MLLAHWQIGSLYCSSPKFGANHGCPLSSSLSNKFIAPLSHTKFKYFPKCASKCSCVKDAQTAKPRASEGFLALERDVPWDSGSVWSTMALYLFSLHIPLSFGGLSVVSYLLHRPTLDAQTEAMSLLAIQAIELYAVFWLLKCIAKPEYKLTDFFETKNLSKERSWWLAAVLGFVLLMLLVFFSSFLMDQLNGPKDTNSPILKEILSSGLFSRTACILVYCIITPLLEEIVYRGFLLTSLTSRMKWHQAVVTSSAVFSVAHFSETTGK; encoded by the exons ATGCTTCTTGCGCATTGGCAAATTGGTTCCCTGTACTGTTCTTCCCCTAAATTTGGGGCCAATCACGGTTGCCCACTATCTTCATCACTCAGCAACAAATTCATTGCCCCTCTAAGCCACACCAAGTTCAAATACTTCCCCAAGTGTGCTTCCAAGTGTTCTTGCGTCAAAGATGCACAAACAGCCAAGCCTAGGGCATCTGAG GGCTTCTTGGCGCTGGAACGGGACGTTCCTTGGGACAGTGGGAGTGTATGGAGCACCATGGCTTTGTATTTGTTCAGTTTACACATTCCTCTGAGTTTTGGAGGGCTGTCTGTGGTTAGCTACCTGTTGCATCGGCCTACTCTTGATGCACAGACTGAG GCAATGTCATTGCTTGCTATTCAGGCTATTGAGCTTTATGCTGTTTTTTGGCTACTGAAGTGCATTGCAAAGCCTGAATACAAGCTTACTGACTTCTTCGAAACAAAGAACCTGTCCAAAGAAAGGAGCTGGTGGTTGGCAGCAGTACTTGGTTTTGTGCTTCTTATGTTGCTGGTTTTCTTTTCATCCTTCCTCATGGATCAGTTAAATGGGCCAAAG GACACAAATAGCCCTATATTGAAAGAAATCCTTTCAAGTGGTTTGTTCTCTAGAACTGCTTGTATCCTTGTTTACTGCATCATCACGCCCCTGCTTGAAGAAATTGTGTACAGAGGATTTCTTTTGACTTCGCTTACATCCAGAATGAAATGGCACCAAGCTGTTGTTACAAGCTCAGCTGTTTTCAGTGTGGCTCACTTCTCAG AAACAACAGGGAAATAA
- the LOC127812193 gene encoding uncharacterized protein LOC127812193 isoform X1 encodes MLLAHWQIGSLYCSSPKFGANHGCPLSSSLSNKFIAPLSHTKFKYFPKCASKCSCVKDAQTAKPRASEGFLALERDVPWDSGSVWSTMALYLFSLHIPLSFGGLSVVSYLLHRPTLDAQTEAMSLLAIQAIELYAVFWLLKCIAKPEYKLTDFFETKNLSKERSWWLAAVLGFVLLMLLVFFSSFLMDQLNGPKDTNSPILKEILSSGLFSRTACILVYCIITPLLEEIVYRGFLLTSLTSRMKWHQAVVTSSAVFSVAHFSGENLLQLFVIGYVLGCSYCWTGNLRSSFLIHSLYNALILVVTFLS; translated from the exons ATGCTTCTTGCGCATTGGCAAATTGGTTCCCTGTACTGTTCTTCCCCTAAATTTGGGGCCAATCACGGTTGCCCACTATCTTCATCACTCAGCAACAAATTCATTGCCCCTCTAAGCCACACCAAGTTCAAATACTTCCCCAAGTGTGCTTCCAAGTGTTCTTGCGTCAAAGATGCACAAACAGCCAAGCCTAGGGCATCTGAG GGCTTCTTGGCGCTGGAACGGGACGTTCCTTGGGACAGTGGGAGTGTATGGAGCACCATGGCTTTGTATTTGTTCAGTTTACACATTCCTCTGAGTTTTGGAGGGCTGTCTGTGGTTAGCTACCTGTTGCATCGGCCTACTCTTGATGCACAGACTGAG GCAATGTCATTGCTTGCTATTCAGGCTATTGAGCTTTATGCTGTTTTTTGGCTACTGAAGTGCATTGCAAAGCCTGAATACAAGCTTACTGACTTCTTCGAAACAAAGAACCTGTCCAAAGAAAGGAGCTGGTGGTTGGCAGCAGTACTTGGTTTTGTGCTTCTTATGTTGCTGGTTTTCTTTTCATCCTTCCTCATGGATCAGTTAAATGGGCCAAAG GACACAAATAGCCCTATATTGAAAGAAATCCTTTCAAGTGGTTTGTTCTCTAGAACTGCTTGTATCCTTGTTTACTGCATCATCACGCCCCTGCTTGAAGAAATTGTGTACAGAGGATTTCTTTTGACTTCGCTTACATCCAGAATGAAATGGCACCAAGCTGTTGTTACAAGCTCAGCTGTTTTCAGTGTGGCTCACTTCTCAGGTGAGAATTTGTTGCAGTTGTTCGTAATTGGTTATGTTCTTGGATGCTCTTACTGTTGGACAGGAAACTTGAGGTCTTCTTTCCTCATTCATTCTTTGTACAATGCATTGATCCTTGTAGTAACATTCTTATCTTAA
- the LOC127812193 gene encoding uncharacterized protein LOC127812193 isoform X2 produces MLLAHWQIGSLYCSSPKFGANHGCPLSSSLSNKFIAPLSHTKFKYFPKCASKCSCVKDAQTAKPRASEGFLALERDVPWDSGSVWSTMALYLFSLHIPLSFGGLSVVSYLLHRPTLDAQTEAMSLLAIQAIELYAVFWLLKCIAKPEYKLTDFFETKNLSKERSWWLAAVLGFVLLMLLVFFSSFLMDQLNGPKDTNSPILKEILSSGLFSRTACILVYCIITPLLEEIVYRGFLLTSLTSRMKWHQAVVTSSAVFSVAHFSDFFLSEVGLRLIVTRRNIINTLRVEWIIQFLLLVLCYWV; encoded by the exons ATGCTTCTTGCGCATTGGCAAATTGGTTCCCTGTACTGTTCTTCCCCTAAATTTGGGGCCAATCACGGTTGCCCACTATCTTCATCACTCAGCAACAAATTCATTGCCCCTCTAAGCCACACCAAGTTCAAATACTTCCCCAAGTGTGCTTCCAAGTGTTCTTGCGTCAAAGATGCACAAACAGCCAAGCCTAGGGCATCTGAG GGCTTCTTGGCGCTGGAACGGGACGTTCCTTGGGACAGTGGGAGTGTATGGAGCACCATGGCTTTGTATTTGTTCAGTTTACACATTCCTCTGAGTTTTGGAGGGCTGTCTGTGGTTAGCTACCTGTTGCATCGGCCTACTCTTGATGCACAGACTGAG GCAATGTCATTGCTTGCTATTCAGGCTATTGAGCTTTATGCTGTTTTTTGGCTACTGAAGTGCATTGCAAAGCCTGAATACAAGCTTACTGACTTCTTCGAAACAAAGAACCTGTCCAAAGAAAGGAGCTGGTGGTTGGCAGCAGTACTTGGTTTTGTGCTTCTTATGTTGCTGGTTTTCTTTTCATCCTTCCTCATGGATCAGTTAAATGGGCCAAAG GACACAAATAGCCCTATATTGAAAGAAATCCTTTCAAGTGGTTTGTTCTCTAGAACTGCTTGTATCCTTGTTTACTGCATCATCACGCCCCTGCTTGAAGAAATTGTGTACAGAGGATTTCTTTTGACTTCGCTTACATCCAGAATGAAATGGCACCAAGCTGTTGTTACAAGCTCAGCTGTTTTCAGTGTGGCTCACTTCTCAG ATTTTTTTCTCTCCGAGGTGGGATTGAGGTTGATTGTGACAAGAAGGAATATAATTAACACTTTAAGAGTTGAGTGGATTATTCAATTTCTTCTCTTGGTATTGTGTTATTGGGTTTAG